One genomic segment of Mycoplasmopsis agalactiae PG2 includes these proteins:
- a CDS encoding tRNA1(Val) (adenine(37)-N6)-methyltransferase: MKNKQAKLVKNSLGFDSNLYVYQDKKMFNYSVDTIMLGNFVFLNHKIKRMLEIGTNNGALSIFISERSKNLKIDAIEIQEKAAKLAANNVILNNKQEQINVIQADFNDFYKEHTKLVKPKYEAIVCNPPFYVYDKSKISKKISEEVLIATHEVKLNLEQIISGSAKIIEQKGYLTLVIPAERLVDCFCLMRQYKFEPKRVQFMIPRVYDKPKLVLVEARYQAGWGTHFLPNLYLHDPNDPLNHDYLPEIKNLYKPIKVNME, encoded by the coding sequence ATGAAAAATAAACAAGCTAAATTAGTTAAAAATTCATTGGGCTTTGATAGCAATTTATATGTTTATCAAGACAAAAAAATGTTTAATTATTCTGTCGATACAATAATGCTTGGCAATTTTGTTTTCTTGAATCACAAAATTAAAAGAATGCTAGAGATAGGTACAAATAATGGTGCACTGAGCATTTTTATTTCTGAAAGAAGTAAAAATTTAAAAATTGATGCAATTGAAATTCAGGAAAAAGCTGCCAAGCTAGCAGCGAATAATGTTATTTTAAATAACAAACAAGAGCAAATTAATGTAATTCAAGCTGATTTTAATGATTTTTACAAAGAACATACAAAGCTAGTTAAACCTAAATATGAGGCCATTGTGTGCAATCCGCCTTTTTATGTTTATGACAAAAGCAAAATATCAAAGAAAATTAGTGAGGAGGTCTTAATTGCCACTCACGAAGTTAAGCTAAACTTAGAACAAATAATTTCTGGAAGCGCCAAAATTATTGAACAAAAAGGCTATTTAACGCTTGTTATTCCCGCTGAAAGATTAGTTGATTGCTTCTGCTTGATGCGTCAGTACAAGTTTGAGCCTAAGAGAGTGCAATTTATGATACCGCGGGTTTATGATAAGCCTAAGTTAGTTTTAGTCGAAGCTAGATATCAAGCTGGCTGAGGCACTCATTTTTTACCAAATTTATACCTGCATGATCCAAATGATCCACTTAATCATGATTATTTACCTGAAATCAAAAATCTTTATAAACCCATAAAGGTTAATATGGAGTAA
- the rnr gene encoding ribonuclease R: MINETVVINTIKENPHINTNTLLRKLNISPRHSKILTNMLINLSSRDLIAFDKRDSSYVALRKINTIQGPIHFASEGKCAFVDVEELSKNGTKSSYFVSSNNFNTALNNDIVEADVFEPISPDNNRTFAKVKKIIERRCKTLIGVLDNVNGFVTFKPIEPIYKNTSFRIKNIASEARVLDVVVAEIINYENRNKEINIIKRITDVNDPMAYVKSLEEARNVPREFPAEVNEYIQKFIPENIKNEDLSMRTDLRNDLVVTIDGSSTKDFDDAISVVKIDENTYELGVHIADVAYYVKENTPLDDEALKRGTSIYLLNEVVPMLPFKLSNGICSLNPNEERLTISCITKINKLGQSIETKIVPSVIKSKYRLTYERVNEFINESKDFEDKELNKMLKNAYELSQIIREFKNKQGYIDFEIQEPHIELDSDGRVLDISVEKTGESEKMIEDFMVRANEEVAKFITNSKLPMMYRIHEVPSEEKIEYFLEVLKSLKINVSLNRKHITPLTFQKIINQINSQRNDEFLKMLFLRTMQKAVYSPDNIGHFGLASECYCHFTSPIRRYPDVIVHRVLWDFVFKKQLNKVDEFAANLQKIAAMNSASEENAVQLERDVNDLKFAEYFKSKINSEFEGQVFGITKFGMFIQFDNKTDAMVHISNIGDGDFEANEQMTKLYSKNDPKKAYKLGQTVRVVITNADETTGKIDCVLAQDYKTYLRNKVSKNFNQQKGFNKR, from the coding sequence ATGATTAATGAAACAGTAGTAATAAATACAATCAAAGAAAACCCACACATAAATACAAACACTTTGTTAAGGAAGCTAAATATTAGCCCCAGACACAGTAAGATTTTGACCAATATGCTTATAAATCTGTCTTCTAGGGATTTAATTGCTTTTGACAAAAGAGATTCATCATATGTAGCATTAAGAAAAATAAACACAATTCAAGGGCCGATTCATTTTGCTTCTGAGGGCAAGTGTGCTTTTGTTGATGTTGAAGAATTAAGCAAAAATGGAACCAAAAGTTCTTATTTTGTTTCCAGCAATAATTTTAATACAGCACTTAATAATGACATTGTGGAAGCTGATGTTTTTGAGCCTATAAGCCCTGACAACAATAGAACTTTTGCTAAAGTTAAAAAAATCATAGAGCGTCGTTGTAAAACATTAATTGGTGTTTTAGACAATGTTAATGGTTTTGTTACATTCAAGCCAATTGAGCCAATTTATAAAAATACTAGTTTTAGAATAAAAAATATTGCTAGTGAAGCTAGGGTTTTAGATGTTGTAGTTGCTGAAATTATTAACTATGAAAACAGAAATAAAGAAATAAACATAATCAAAAGAATAACAGATGTTAATGATCCTATGGCTTATGTTAAGTCATTAGAAGAAGCTAGAAATGTGCCAAGGGAATTTCCTGCTGAAGTTAATGAATATATTCAAAAATTTATTCCTGAAAATATAAAAAATGAAGACTTAAGCATGCGTACTGACTTAAGAAATGACCTAGTTGTAACTATTGACGGTTCTAGTACAAAAGACTTTGACGATGCTATAAGCGTAGTAAAAATTGACGAAAACACCTATGAATTAGGAGTGCACATTGCAGATGTTGCTTACTATGTTAAAGAAAATACTCCTTTGGATGATGAAGCTTTAAAAAGAGGAACAAGTATTTATCTTTTAAATGAAGTTGTACCAATGCTTCCTTTTAAATTATCTAATGGCATATGTTCATTGAATCCAAATGAAGAAAGATTAACTATTAGCTGCATAACTAAAATTAATAAACTAGGTCAAAGCATAGAAACTAAAATTGTGCCTTCAGTTATAAAGTCTAAATATAGACTTACTTATGAAAGAGTCAATGAATTTATTAACGAATCTAAAGACTTTGAAGATAAAGAGCTTAATAAAATGCTTAAAAATGCCTATGAGCTTTCACAAATTATAAGAGAGTTTAAAAACAAGCAAGGATACATTGATTTTGAAATTCAAGAGCCACATATTGAGCTTGATTCTGATGGTCGTGTTTTAGACATCAGTGTCGAAAAAACAGGCGAATCGGAAAAAATGATTGAAGACTTCATGGTTAGAGCTAATGAGGAAGTTGCTAAGTTTATAACTAACTCTAAGCTGCCTATGATGTATCGGATTCATGAAGTGCCTAGTGAAGAGAAAATAGAATACTTTTTAGAAGTTTTAAAGTCACTTAAAATTAATGTTTCATTAAACAGAAAGCATATTACTCCTTTAACATTTCAAAAAATTATAAATCAAATCAACAGCCAGCGCAATGATGAATTTTTAAAAATGCTTTTCTTAAGAACAATGCAAAAAGCAGTTTACTCACCTGATAATATTGGCCACTTTGGGTTAGCCAGTGAATGCTATTGTCACTTCACTAGCCCAATTAGAAGATATCCTGATGTTATTGTTCACAGAGTCTTGTGAGACTTTGTTTTTAAAAAGCAGTTAAATAAAGTTGATGAATTTGCTGCTAATTTGCAAAAAATAGCTGCTATGAACTCAGCTAGTGAAGAAAATGCAGTGCAATTAGAACGCGATGTAAATGATCTTAAGTTTGCTGAATATTTTAAAAGCAAAATCAACAGCGAGTTTGAAGGCCAAGTTTTTGGCATAACTAAATTTGGAATGTTTATTCAGTTTGATAACAAAACTGATGCAATGGTGCACATAAGTAACATTGGCGATGGTGATTTTGAAGCTAATGAACAAATGACCAAGTTATATAGCAAAAATGATCCCAAAAAAGCCTATAAATTAGGTCAAACCGTCAGAGTTGTTATAACAAATGCAGATGAAACAACTGGTAAAATCGATTGTGTTTTAGCTCAAGACTATAAAACCTATTTAAGAAACAAAGTTTCTAAAAACTTTAATCAGCAAAAAGGATTCAATAAGCGTTAA
- the secG gene encoding preprotein translocase subunit SecG, which yields MDVKAILSIILVIISAGILVISLLMSPDSNAFSGALVGSGDLELFKTSKERGFKKVLKWSMVSLGLILLVISIVCWALVK from the coding sequence ATGGATGTTAAAGCAATTTTGTCAATTATCTTAGTCATTATTTCAGCTGGTATTTTAGTAATTTCACTGCTTATGTCGCCAGATTCTAATGCTTTTTCTGGTGCTTTAGTTGGCTCAGGTGACTTAGAGTTATTTAAAACTTCAAAAGAGAGAGGATTTAAGAAAGTTCTCAAATGATCAATGGTTTCTTTAGGGCTTATCCTCTTAGTGATTTCGATTGTTTGTTGAGCTTTAGTTAAATAA
- the gmk gene encoding guanylate kinase codes for MTESVNKKPIIIFAGPSGVGKGTIEKYLFDNKELRLHLACSATTRKPRAGEVEGVHYFFISKEDFEKKISENAFLEYSYHFENYYGTLYAEIDRIHNLNKVPFLEIETNGAKQILSKKEVNDRYKVITFFILPPSVTELKNRILNRNTENKEAINIRMQKAIDEINDQHLFKYKIVNDDAELAAKRVTQIIKEEI; via the coding sequence ATGACAGAAAGCGTAAACAAGAAGCCAATTATTATCTTTGCAGGGCCTAGTGGTGTCGGTAAAGGTACTATTGAAAAGTATTTATTTGATAACAAAGAGCTAAGATTGCACTTAGCTTGTTCTGCTACAACCAGAAAGCCTAGAGCTGGAGAAGTAGAAGGAGTGCATTATTTTTTCATTAGTAAAGAAGACTTTGAGAAAAAAATTAGTGAAAATGCCTTTTTAGAATACAGTTATCACTTTGAAAATTACTATGGCACCTTGTATGCTGAAATCGACAGAATTCATAATTTAAATAAAGTTCCATTTTTAGAAATAGAAACAAATGGGGCAAAGCAAATACTAAGTAAAAAAGAGGTTAATGATAGATACAAAGTAATTACTTTTTTCATTCTACCTCCTTCAGTTACTGAATTAAAAAATAGAATCTTAAACAGAAATACTGAAAATAAAGAAGCTATAAATATCAGAATGCAAAAAGCTATAGACGAAATTAATGATCAGCATTTATTTAAGTACAAAATTGTCAATGATGATGCTGAATTAGCTGCCAAGAGAGTAACTCAAATAATAAAGGAAGAAATATAA
- a CDS encoding PP2C family protein-serine/threonine phosphatase encodes MDFGRVSEKGTKRLENQDAVAILTNENCTVLLLCDGMGGHYGGAIASSTTIKVFKQYFDNNFPNSDDSAIDSYIKWIRETIKACKKEMIKIGDRDEAKLDMGTTVTGALVNSKEKFILIFNIGDSRTYILDNSNQITQVTVDHNYLNQLISNGVPEHEAKKSINRASLTSALGPTKKTRLDISTVFPNDYKRVSAVIATSDGTHNFASRNVMENMALRFKNAQEWCDNIVDFALKNNSNDNASCIMVTLN; translated from the coding sequence ATGGATTTTGGCAGAGTTAGTGAAAAAGGAACAAAACGACTCGAAAATCAAGATGCTGTTGCAATTTTAACTAATGAAAATTGCACAGTTTTACTTTTATGTGATGGCATGGGTGGCCATTATGGCGGCGCAATTGCCTCAAGCACAACTATTAAAGTATTTAAGCAGTATTTTGATAATAATTTTCCTAATTCTGATGATAGCGCCATTGATTCATACATAAAATGAATAAGAGAAACAATTAAGGCTTGCAAAAAAGAGATGATTAAAATTGGCGATCGTGATGAAGCTAAATTAGACATGGGAACCACAGTTACAGGGGCTTTAGTCAATTCTAAAGAAAAGTTTATTCTCATTTTCAACATAGGCGATTCACGTACTTATATATTAGATAATTCAAACCAAATTACGCAAGTAACTGTTGATCATAATTACTTAAATCAGCTAATTTCTAATGGTGTTCCTGAGCATGAAGCTAAAAAAAGCATTAACCGTGCATCATTAACATCAGCTTTAGGGCCAACTAAAAAAACTAGATTAGATATCTCAACAGTTTTTCCTAATGATTATAAACGTGTTAGTGCTGTTATTGCAACTAGTGATGGCACACATAATTTTGCATCGCGAAATGTAATGGAAAACATGGCACTAAGGTTTAAAAATGCACAGGAGTGATGTGATAACATTGTCGACTTTGCTTTAAAAAATAATTCAAATGATAATGCATCATGCATTATGGTTACATTAAATTAA
- a CDS encoding serine/threonine-protein kinase has product MIPSNSRVFKKYKVLTKIGEGGFSKVFKVELLNSDSVVKEVYALKYFVIKPDSDKNVTISRFKQEIAILQKVKSDYFPYYVESYVGDDEQYLVMEYVEGKSLRELIKKNGVLNPHSSINYVRQICEAMQELHSNNIIHRDIKSNNIIITSNSHVKILDFGLSLDPDSQRFTQASKVVGSVYYMAPELCRPDNEPTKKTDIYAIGILLYEMLTGKYPIEGKKADETLILQKTMPMPKLTDKIATTQALENVIIKATAKDPFHRYSSAWEMAEDLKTALSEKRIFEKPIDAKKMKPKKTITEIVNSKGFLIAMLVIFSLIILAVIVAIIVLSV; this is encoded by the coding sequence ATGATTCCATCAAATAGCAGAGTCTTTAAAAAGTACAAAGTGCTTACAAAAATTGGCGAAGGAGGCTTTAGCAAAGTCTTTAAAGTCGAATTATTAAATTCTGATTCAGTTGTTAAAGAAGTTTATGCACTTAAATATTTTGTAATTAAGCCTGATAGCGACAAAAATGTGACAATTAGTCGTTTTAAGCAAGAAATTGCAATTTTGCAAAAAGTTAAGTCTGATTATTTTCCTTACTATGTTGAATCATATGTTGGTGATGATGAGCAGTATTTAGTAATGGAATATGTTGAAGGCAAAAGCTTAAGAGAATTAATTAAAAAAAATGGCGTGCTTAATCCCCATAGTTCAATAAATTATGTAAGACAAATATGTGAAGCTATGCAAGAGTTGCACTCAAATAATATTATTCATCGTGATATTAAGAGCAACAATATCATTATAACTAGCAATAGTCATGTAAAAATACTAGATTTTGGTCTTTCACTAGATCCTGATAGTCAAAGATTTACACAAGCTTCAAAAGTTGTAGGTTCAGTTTATTATATGGCACCTGAGCTCTGCCGTCCTGATAATGAGCCTACTAAAAAAACAGATATTTATGCAATCGGAATCTTACTTTATGAAATGCTAACTGGCAAATATCCAATTGAAGGCAAGAAAGCTGATGAAACCTTAATATTGCAAAAAACAATGCCAATGCCTAAGCTAACTGATAAAATCGCAACTACGCAAGCACTAGAAAATGTAATTATTAAAGCAACTGCAAAAGATCCATTTCATAGATACTCAAGCGCATGAGAAATGGCAGAAGATTTAAAAACAGCACTTTCAGAAAAAAGAATATTTGAAAAGCCAATTGACGCTAAGAAAATGAAACCTAAAAAAACGATTACGGAGATAGTAAACAGCAAAGGTTTTTTGATTGCTATGCTTGTTATTTTCAGCTTAATTATTTTAGCTGTCATAGTTGCAATTATAGTTTTATCAGTATAG
- the rsgA gene encoding ribosome small subunit-dependent GTPase A: MKGKIYSINSGIYSIKDENNNFHNLPALGVFRHKNIVPLVGDYVEFEKEKYITKIYERQNEFIRPKVANIDHIIIVMSIHEPEFQSFLVDKYMAFIESANIEPVLFNTKADLGTSKYKNEYESLGYKVYEISYKTDEWVKNIAKLFTNKTNVLMGQSGVGKTTLVNKITGSNFAVQAISKFANRGKHTTRIVQIVNVFDNGELIDTPGFSSLDINLTKQQLAYSYKQFKELGKFCKFKTCFHQNEPENFCNIKQAVKDNIIPQFRYNNYLKLLQEVENEQK; encoded by the coding sequence TTGAAGGGAAAAATTTACTCAATAAATTCTGGAATTTATTCAATTAAAGATGAAAATAACAATTTTCATAATTTGCCTGCTCTAGGTGTTTTTAGACATAAAAACATAGTGCCTTTAGTTGGCGATTATGTCGAATTTGAAAAAGAAAAGTACATAACTAAAATATATGAAAGGCAAAATGAATTTATAAGACCGAAAGTAGCTAATATTGATCATATCATCATTGTAATGTCAATTCATGAGCCTGAGTTTCAAAGCTTTTTAGTTGATAAATATATGGCTTTTATTGAGAGTGCAAATATTGAGCCAGTTTTATTTAATACTAAAGCTGATTTAGGCACAAGCAAATATAAAAATGAATATGAAAGTTTAGGATACAAAGTTTACGAAATATCCTATAAAACAGATGAATGAGTAAAAAATATTGCGAAATTATTCACTAATAAAACTAATGTTTTAATGGGGCAAAGCGGCGTTGGAAAAACTACTTTAGTTAACAAAATTACAGGCAGTAATTTTGCTGTCCAAGCAATTTCAAAATTTGCAAACAGAGGCAAGCATACAACTAGAATTGTGCAAATTGTTAATGTTTTCGATAATGGAGAATTAATTGATACTCCAGGCTTTTCTAGTTTAGATATAAACTTAACAAAGCAACAGTTAGCCTATTCATATAAGCAGTTTAAAGAACTAGGCAAATTTTGCAAGTTTAAAACTTGCTTTCACCAAAATGAGCCTGAGAACTTTTGTAATATAAAACAAGCTGTTAAGGACAATATTATTCCCCAATTTAGATATAATAATTATCTAAAGTTGTTGCAAGAGGTTGAAAATGAACAAAAATAA
- a CDS encoding ribulose-phosphate 3-epimerase yields the protein MNKNNKYVTPSLLNVEPENRLNMANILVNEGIKWIHYDVMDGKFVPNLAIELDEIKNIHEKGLKHFKDAHLMVENPLDYIDLYKDVVDIVTFHYEAVESEKLLKFLKQKHHDYRLGIAIKPSTEVEEIKKFLPYIQLVLVMSVEPGKGGQKFIPSAIDKIKLLKQLRIKHAYDYLIQVDGGINDVTGPECFKAGADACVAGTFIVSNPTKARINSILGIK from the coding sequence ATGAACAAAAATAATAAGTATGTTACTCCATCATTATTAAATGTTGAGCCTGAAAATAGGCTAAATATGGCTAATATTTTAGTTAATGAAGGCATAAAATGAATTCATTATGATGTAATGGATGGCAAATTTGTACCAAATTTAGCAATTGAATTGGATGAAATTAAAAACATTCATGAAAAAGGACTAAAGCACTTTAAAGATGCTCACTTAATGGTTGAAAATCCTTTGGATTATATAGACTTATATAAAGATGTAGTTGATATTGTGACTTTTCATTATGAAGCGGTAGAATCAGAGAAATTGCTTAAGTTTTTGAAACAAAAACATCATGATTATAGGCTTGGAATTGCAATTAAACCAAGTACTGAAGTTGAAGAAATTAAGAAATTTTTACCTTATATTCAATTAGTGTTAGTTATGTCTGTTGAACCAGGAAAAGGCGGTCAAAAGTTCATTCCTTCTGCAATTGATAAAATAAAATTACTTAAACAATTAAGAATAAAGCATGCTTATGACTATTTAATACAAGTTGATGGTGGCATAAATGATGTAACTGGCCCTGAATGTTTTAAAGCAGGTGCTGATGCTTGTGTAGCCGGTACTTTTATTGTTTCAAATCCAACCAAAGCAAGAATTAATAGCATTTTAGGGATTAAATAG